TAAGTTCTTCCAGTTTTCATAGACAATAATACTGAAATGTTCGGCTTGAACCTTCGCAATATTAGCCATCCATTTTTCGGTGAAATTTGGCGGCAGAACATCGGTTTCTAAGTATCTGCGATCGCGTTTGGCTCCAAAACCAGTTACCGCTTTACCGTGTTTTTTCTTGCCGTGAAGGTAATCCAAAATATATGGGGGATCCGTAAAGCACATATCTGCTTTCTCCCCATCCATGAGCTTTAATATATCTAATTCAATAGTAGAGTCTCCACACATCAACCTGCTTTCCCCCAAAGCATATATGTCACCCTTCTTGGTTTTTATCTCTTTAATGTTGAGTTTTTCCAGTTCTTTTTTAAGGTCAAATTCTTCTGGTGTAATATCGATATCAAAAATTGAATCGAGCTCATCACTGGAAAAACCAATGTCAGATAGAAGGGACTCATCGAACTTTGCCAGTAAATCCCAATCAAACTCACCAGTATTTTTATTGAGTCTGAGATTAAGCTCTTTTTCTTTTTCTAAATCGGAAATATTTATATAGACTACGGGTATTGTTTTATACCCAAGTTGTTTTGCTACAGCCCAGCGAAAGTGCCCTCCTATAATAATATTTTTACGACTTGGATTCGAATTTGCTATAATGGGATCTACTAAACCAAACTTTTTAATGCTTTGTTTTAATTGTTTAGTAGCGGTTTCGTCATGCTTTCGCGGATTATAGTCGGCTGGGATTAAGTCATTGATAGGGATCTCAATAGTTTGAATAGATATTTTTTGCATACCTACATTTTCTCAGAGATTTTGAAACATAAAATTGGAAGAGTTTTCGGGCTAATACCCCATTAACTAGAAAATATTCTTAGTATCTACACTTGTGGGTAGATTGTAGTTTCTCAAAAGCGAATGGTAACTGCGCTGAACAGAGTTTTTGTTTAATTTCAGCTTTGATGCGACTTCTGTAAAAACATCCTGCATTTTTATCGAATCAGATCTAGATGAATAATTCTCTTTTAAGCAATTTTCTACTGCCTCGAAAATTTTCAGTTGTTGCTTTGTTGGCTGAGTGACTTTTCTTTGGCGAATTTTTAATTCTGGATGCTTGATAAATGGCTCACCATTTTCATCATGTGTTCTAATCGATGGGTGTCTGTACTTAAACAATGATTCGTATGACTCTCGTGCTTGCTTGGTTAAAGCTATAATATCTTTTTCACTTAGTTCAGGGGAATATTTGATATACACACCTGTCTCACGAATCGGATCGTCTGGAGAGGAAACCATTAAAATTCTCGAACTCTCACTAAATGACATTCCTGTATTTCCCAAAACATAAGCGTGGAGTAGAGAAAAATTAAAATCGTAATCGGCAAATTTCTCGATGGTTTCCCAAATTGGAGTGTATGCTTTTCGCCGCACCTCATCCTCAATGGCAAATACCTCTTTAACCATTTGAACTCCTGACTTTTTGCGTTTTGAAGTTGGAGTAATTTTTTTCCTGATTTTAGCCTTTCGGTTTGCATCCCATTTGATCATTTTCTCTAAATCAGCGATTCCATTTGAAGGTAAACCAAGATCTTTTCGTAATTTTCTCATGAGAATATCAAAGAAGAAGCTGTGTACAAGCAGATAATTGCGATAGTCTTCATAATTTTTAGTGGTAAGAATGTATTTGTCTTCCATTGTAAATTTAAGGTATTTCTAGTATGGTAATGGTAACAAATAATAATTTATATGACAATAAAAAGGTAAAAAAGTTTATGGTTCATCTGTATGAAAATTACGAAAATTCAGTATTGGATTGAGGATTCCCATAGATGAATTTTGAGTAGCCGAATTATTTAAATGACAATGGTATGACATGTTTGATTAGCTTGTAAAGCCAAATTGATTAGATAACGTTACATTAAAGACCGTAATAATAAAGAAAAAAATTACAGATATTCTTAATTAAATTTTCCCAAAAATATGAGTAAAGTTTCGTTTAAAACAAGTAAGATTATATGGGCTTTATCTAGAAATCAGTGCGCAATATGTAAAAAAAAATTAACAAAAAAGATTAAAAAACAACATTTAGTTCTTGGTCAAGAATGTCACATAAGATCTGATAAAGAGAATGGTCCTAGATTTGATCCATCTTATCCTGTTGAGAAGTTGAATTTACCTGACAACTTAATTTTGTTATGTCGAGATCATCATAAAATCATAGACGATCTACCAGAAAAATATCCAATTGAAAAATTGGAAAAGATTAAACTAGATCACGAGTCTCAAAGAGTGAGAAGTATTAATAAAAATAATGATAGTCCCAAAGTGATACAAAGCACAAAATATTTAGCAGCCATTCAAATTATAACTGGCATGCAATTGATAAACGCTGTAGCAGGTTATCATGCATACTCGGCATCATTTGACGAGACTGATGATGAAGAATTATATAAACTAATTAAAGAATTCCTAGTCTGTTTGAAAGATCTTGATGCTCTAATTGATGTTAGCGAAGGACTTAAGTTAGATATCGCAAGGGAAATTAAAAGATTAATAGCTAAACTTAACAGCCATGGTTATTATGTTTACTGTGCCACGGTTTTGGATAAACTTCGAATGAATGGCAAAGATACCCCATGGAAAACTTTCTATTGTGTTCTATCTTCAAATCCATCAATAAAGTACTTGATTAGGTAGTTCTTTTTATACTGTCTCATTTGTCTCGTTTTTGCTAAAATTTACTCGAGTTATAGTGATCAAAAGGTTCTAGACCGACTTGTCTCATCTTTTCGGATTCGCACAACAGAGGTATGGGATAAGACTGGACTAGACCGGTACGCTCAGCCAAGACGGGCACCCCGGAGTGACCGGAGTGCCTAAATGGCCCGAAAAGACTTGCTAAAACCCTATTTTTTCCTCTGGAGATTCGAACCGTAAAAACCCCTAAAAAACCAGACTTTGAGGCTACGGTTCTGAATCATCATTGCCCTCAAATCCTACTCAAGGCTAAAATTCTCCAAAATAGCCTCAAATTATAGAACCAGGATTCGAACCGATGGGACTTATAGGATGCGCGTGCCAAACAATTGTAGAATATGCACAAAAAACTTTATGTTTGTGAAACTATGCTTTCAGTGGCTTTCGATGTTGTTAAAAACTTATGAATAGCTTCGATTTCTTCTGAATTTAGCTTGATAGATGATTTGTTGATGACATACTTATGAAATCCTCTTCCTCCAATCCATATGTCATTAATTTTTCCGTGAATGGTTTGTTTATCGATTTTTCCGTTAGGAAATTCTAATAAACCAGTCACGTCATATCTTTTTCCAAGATGTTTATATACGTAATCTGATAGCCACATTTTTTCTGCAAATGTTTGTTGCAGATAGTTCTTTACGGGAATAGCGTTTTTAACAAGAAGTTTTTCGTTTACAAAACTCACCAGACCATTTTCTGATTTAACTTCTATCGCAAAAATTCCATTCGGTCCAATGACAATAAAATCAATATTTCCGTGTCCGGTATTAAAATCTTTGACGATGAGATATTCTTGGGGTAGTAGTTCCAGTATTTTTTCTTCTATCAACTCAGCTCCAGCTCCCTTTCCCCATGTGTTGTAGTTTCTTCTTACATCCTGTCTGTTTTGTCTATCCATTTTTTGGACAAACTTTATGGCAAATATAAAAATAACTGATGATATTACCAATCCAATCAATGAATAATTTGTTTTCTGTAACATTACGAGAAATAAATAAAGTAACCATAGGTAAGTAATACCAATGATCAAATGAATGATCCAAAATATTTTTTTATTTCTTTTATATTCCCTGAATGTATAGGAATTAGAATTGTCAGCCATAAAAATGTACTAAGATATACTTATATAGTATCATTTGGTACACTCTGGATGTTGAGGCTAGGGAGAGAATTGCGATCCGGCAGCCAAGCAGTGCACCCCTAAAGATCGTGATCTCTAATTATTTCTTTAAACTTGTGTAACAGTGATATTGGCGAAGAAAATTTTGACTATTCTCCAAATTTATCTCTACAAAATTTATGAAGAACGTCAAATGCACTTATAAATTCTTCGGACAAATGATAAATTCTGAGAGCTGCCGAGGTATAATTATTTGATCCCGCCTTACTTAATTTCCATTCCTGAGACATGGCATAGTGCTTACCATCTTTATCAATAAAAGTGTTTAGAGATAATTCCTCGTTCAAGAGTATAAGGTTTTTATCTAACTTATATTTGAGTACTTGTGTTTTTTTATCAATAAAAGAAAAATCTGTTGGGTTATTCTCTAGATAATTACTGTAGTAATTAAGTGGTTTTCGAACGGATTCATGGTGACGATTAACGTAACCCCCCTGTTTGGCAGTCCATTGAACATCTTTCGGAATCATTTCTAAAATTTTCCGATATATTGCTAAATCCCAAGTTTGATATCTCTTTTTAAGAGGATCTTGTTTTTGAGCAGCTAAAACTAAATCATTTATTGATCCATCTTTCGTAGATAGTTGAGAAATAGCTTCGAGATAATCTATTCTAGATTCTTGCATTCTTCGAGCGACCTTCTCACCAATTAGCTTCCACTCTTTTAATAGTTCAGCAGTAAACCTGGATTCATCCCCATCTATATATTTAGCGTGGGTTTGACACATCCTGATGCCTATATTGCTATTGAAACCTAATAAACAAATTAATCGTTATTTTCTCGATGTTTTTGATGATATGTCTCCTAGAATGCTACTGCGAAAACGAGTCAGACAATACATTGATTATTTTGAAGAAGAAATCTGGCAAGACAAAACTGGTAAACCATTTCCTAAGGTTATTCTAATCTGCCCTGATGAAAGATCTAAAAATTATTTGGAGAAGTTTGTAAAAAATAGTTTAGAGTGTGATATAGATTTTTATCTGAGTTTAAAAAATAAGGTTAGTTGGGAAAACATTTTGAATTTAAGTGTATATATAGTAAAAATAAATAGGATTTTATTTTTACTATAATATGTTACAATTACATTCCCAAAAATTACTAAAAATAAACACTTTTTTAAAGGAATTATGACAGAAGATTTTAGAAAAATAATGGCAGCTAGGGCAGCAGGAGTAACAATTATTACAGAAGAAGAAACTGCAAGAGAAAGACAAAAAACCGCAGAAAGATTTCAAAGGATGGTTGAAAGAGCTGGGGTTATGGATGTACTAGAATTTGCTGCTTTAAGTATAGAAAAATATCACAGCAGTAGAGACAATGCTGGAGATGTAAAAGTTGGAAAAGCAGCTGTTGATAGATTGGGAGTACAATTTATGGGTAAACACATGCTTTGCCGACCTAACCGTTTTAATAATACTACTGTTGGTTTAGAAATGTATTTTCGAGACAGAGATGGTGATATCGTTAGTAAACAACCAATTTTTGCAATTACCATTGATCCCAAAATGAGAGACACAGATGTTTTTATACTTTCATGTGCAATCAGGGAACTAGGATCAAATTCACATTTTACTGATTCTGGAGTATATTTTCAAAGGTATGAGTGTGGTACGAGCGCTGATTTTGCCAATGCTATGATGAGTTTTTTAACAGCACCAAAAGTAGATAGGTCAGCCTATAATAGCCAAATAACTCTCCGTTATGTTGTAGAACAATATGGGGCAGAACATATACCATCTTTTTATGAATATGATTGTTTGGGAGATATTCCGATAGAATTAGTTGCTCCTAACGATTCCCCCTTAATAAAAATTGCAGAAAATCTTGCTTACTCTTGTCCTACAATAGGACACCATCTTGGTAAACCAATGGCTATACTCAGAGATGCTAACATATTTCGGTTAACTGCTCCCATTGTACTTAAAGGAAGAAATTAATATATACCTTCAAGACCAAAAGACTTGTTGGGGTAGTTGCTCAAAAAAGAAGAACCTTAACTTTAACTGGCGAATTGTTTTACTGCCCGACCATTTGGCTGATTACATTGTCATTCACGAACTGTGTCACCTGAAGGAGTTTAGTCACTCTCGAAGATACCGGAACTTAATGGCAAGTGTGCTGCCTAACTATCAAGAGCTTATCACAGAATTAAAAACCAGTGGTTTATCGTTAGTATAATCAAGCTGTTAAATAATTGAGGTTTTGACTGTAAAGGAACTCACGATAATAAGTTCCCACATAGTCGATCAGTCCAGCCCCCTCAAGGAATACCCTATCAAACTATATCTATAGAAAGCTGGATTCGAACTGGAAAAGAAAAAATTTGTTTTTCAGACTTATGATACAATTAGACAAGTAATAAATGTAAATTCTAATAGCTGCCAGGTGCAGCTATTTTTTACACTTATGTCAAATGAAGATCTTAGAGGCAAGTTGCGAAAACAAGTAACTGATCATGCTGATTTTTTGTTGGCTGATAAAGAGCAACAAAAAAGAATTTTACTAGCAGAAGAGCGAAAACGTATCAGACAGATGGTAAAGGAGCATGAACTCATGAAACAACTAGAAGTGGCAGATGTGTTACAGATGCTTGTTGATATTGCAAATGAGGACTCAATAGATATGCAACCACTTGCTGAGGTAATTCAGGAAGGAAATGTAAAACATTGCGAGAATGGAAGAGTTGAAGTTATTACTGGCATGCTGCCAAACCAGGGAACTAGAGTTAAAAAAGGAATATTGGCTGTAATACCGGAATTTAGAACAGAAAAAAATAACCCAACTTTACTATTTGCTAGAAGATC
This region of Candidatus Beckwithbacteria bacterium genomic DNA includes:
- a CDS encoding NERD domain-containing protein, with protein sequence MADNSNSYTFREYKRNKKIFWIIHLIIGITYLWLLYLFLVMLQKTNYSLIGLVISSVIFIFAIKFVQKMDRQNRQDVRRNYNTWGKGAGAELIEEKILELLPQEYLIVKDFNTGHGNIDFIVIGPNGIFAIEVKSENGLVSFVNEKLLVKNAIPVKNYLQQTFAEKMWLSDYVYKHLGKRYDVTGLLEFPNGKIDKQTIHGKINDIWIGGRGFHKYVINKSSIKLNSEEIEAIHKFLTTSKATESIVSQT
- a CDS encoding DNA modification methylase; protein product: MQKISIQTIEIPINDLIPADYNPRKHDETATKQLKQSIKKFGLVDPIIANSNPSRKNIIIGGHFRWAVAKQLGYKTIPVVYINISDLEKEKELNLRLNKNTGEFDWDLLAKFDESLLSDIGFSSDELDSIFDIDITPEEFDLKKELEKLNIKEIKTKKGDIYALGESRLMCGDSTIELDILKLMDGEKADMCFTDPPYILDYLHGKKKHGKAVTGFGAKRDRRYLETDVLPPNFTEKWMANIAKVQAEHFSIIVYENWKNLRVIWGEMEKYWKVKNMIVWHLPNRHQGFSAKHKFFSKHDIAMVGASPDKDIVLNWEEETDGLQEEYETALFAIQGKPHWEGYQKGKKNQPTDFIEHIASDEKHSGQGIIFGTKPIEILIPYIKILTKRGSLILEPFGGSGSTLIAAIKMKRRCYVMEKSPVYTEVIIKRWEKLTGLKAKKL
- a CDS encoding M48 family metallopeptidase; its protein translation is MYLKEEINIYLQDQKTCWGSCSKKKNLNFNWRIVLLPDHLADYIVIHELCHLKEFSHSRRYRNLMASVLPNYQELITELKTSGLSLV